In Levilactobacillus brevis, the genomic window AATCCAGCACGTTGCAGGCCATGAAGGTCGATGATGGCATTGCCACCAGTGCCGTGCGGATTTCGTTGGATGAACACAACACCATGGCGGAAGCCGAGAAGTTCAATCAGGTCTTCGATGAACTGTACACGCAATTTGCTAAATTAAATTAAAACATTAAGTATACGAAAGGGGTCGCGCAATGGAATACAGCGAAATTATGGTCCGTTACGGCGAGCTGTCGACGAAGGGGAAAAACAAGAAAGACTTCATCAAGCAGCTTGGCCAAAACGTGCGCAAGGCACTCGGTTCCTTTGACGGTATCGAGGTCAAAGCGCAACATGACCGTTTGCACGTCACCTTAAACGGCGCGGATTCTGACGCCGTTATGCACCGTCTGAAGGGCGTTTTCGGGATCGAAAACTTCTCGCCTTCGGTCAAGGTTGCTAAGGATATCGATGCAATCAAGGAAACGGCCGTGACTATGGTCAAGGAAGCCTTTAAACCGGGCATGACCTTCAAGATCAACACGCGTCGGCAAGACAAAGAGTTCAAGTACGATACGTATCAAATGAACGAAATTCTCGGTAGCACGATTCTGGAAAACGTTCCCGGATTGACCGTTCAAATGAAGCATCCCGACCTGGAGTTACGGGTCGAAGTACGGATGAACGGGGTTTTCCTATCCGGCGAAACCATCCAAGGGGCCGGCGGATTGCCCGTGGGTACCGGGGGTAAGGCCGTCATGATGCTTTCTGGTGGGATTGACTCGCCAGTTGCGTCGTACTACGCGTTACGCCGAGGCGTCAAGATTGACATGATTCATTTCTACAGTCCGCCATACACGTCGGAGCAGGCTTTGGCCAAGGCCAAGGAATTGACGGCACGCTTAGCGGGATACTCGGGTGGCATTCAGTTCATTCAAGTGCCCTTTGCTAAGATTCAGGAAACCATCAAGGAAAAGGTACCTGAAGGCTATCTGATGACGGTGCAACGACGGCTGATGCTACGGCTGACGGCGGCGATTGCCGAGATGCGTCACGCCAAGGGAATTTTCAACGGCGAGTCGCTGGGCCAAGTGGCTTCGCAGACGCTGGAGAGTATGGCGGCCATCAACGATGTGACGTCCATGCCAATCTTGCGGCCGCTGCTGTCCATGGATAAGACTGAGATTATCAAGGTTGCCGAGGACATCGACACCTATGACCTGTCCATCTTGCCATATGAAGACTGCTGTACCATCTTCACGCCACCGGCACCCAAGACGCATCCGAGTCTGGAAAAGTCGCGGAAGTACGAAGGGTACATCGACGTGGAAGGTTTGATGAAGGAAGCCCTAGACGGTATCGTCATTTCTGACATCCGCCCTGGTGATAACTACCTGAACAAAAACGAAGATGTTTTTGCTGAATTACTGTAAATAAAGATGAGGTCCAGGTGGGATAACTGCCTGGGCTTTTTGGCGTGGCTTATTGATTGAGAATCGAGAGCAGATAGGGTATGCTGATGAAGACAAACTAACTAAAACTCGGGTGTTGGCGAAAATGAAATGCCGGTCTGACGGGATTTGTTTAGTGTATTCCCCACAGGTGTGGGGGTGATCCCTGGGCCGGAGCGACTTTTACTCGAAAAAACGGGTATTCCCCACAGGTGTGGGGGTGATCCCATTTCGGTCGAAATATAGGCTCGCCTGTGAATGTATTCCCCACAGGTGTGGGGGTGATCCTGCATGTGTTCGCCGTTTTTCCGCTTGGTGAACGTATTCCCCACAGGTGTGGGGGTGATCCCACTTTATCTGGTCTCGTATTCAACTGTGAGTCGTATTCCCCACAGGTGTGGGGGTGATCCCAAGAGGACAGCTTCAATGACTTGTTTAATACCGTATTCCCCACAGGTGTGGGGGTGATCCCATTTGTTCTTAACTGGTTTAGAGAAAGACCTTGTATTCCCCACAGGTGTGGGGGTGATCCCGGGAAAATTCTGACGATTGATCGCGCTGCCAAGTATTCCCCACAGGTGTGGGGGTGATCCTGTGAGTCTTGTAGTCGCGTTCGGACGATCTACGTATTCCCCACAAGCGTAGGGGCGAAACACCAGAGTTTTTCACGAATTTATGGCAAAACACTTGTCATTGCCCCCGGAGTTGCGCGATAATTGAAGCAACTAATCGGTGAGAACCGATAAACAACTGAAGGGGTTGATCTGCGTGGAAGTCACACGACTCGGCGATACATTCTCTTTATCTGGTACGTTGCCAGAAGTAGGAGATCAGTTACCAAAGTTTAAGGTATTCGATCAGGAAAACAAGAAGGTAAAAACGGCCAATTTGATCGGTAAGGTTACCTTGATCAGTGTCGTTCCGGATCTGGATACACCATTATGCACGATTCAAACGCGAAAGTTCACCCAGCAGGCGGATCATTATCCAGACGCACGTTTTGCGACGATTTCGAACAACTCAATCGCTGAACAAACTGGTTGGTGTGCCGCTCAGGGCGTTGAGAACATCGATTTGTTGTCAGACGAAGAATTGTCGTTTGGCTACGAGATGGGCTTGTACGTTCCGAACTTAGGTAACTTGGCACGGTCGATTTGGATCATTGATGACACGGGTAAGATCGTTTATCGGCAAATTGTGACGGAACAGTCCGATGAGCCCAACTACCTGGAAGCCATCGATGCGCTGGAAAAACTCGTCCCACGTGTTGACCTTTAGCCTAAAGTTGCGTAAACTGTGAAAGTAGCATTGAGCAAGTCAGTAGCGTGGACCCGTCTGTCAGAGAGAACCGGAAGTGCTGGAAACCGGTGAGACGCCCGCGTGAACGTAGCTTGTGAGCTGTCGGGCTGAACTGATAGTAAGCCCGAACCGGAGCACTCTCCGTTAACAAAGAAGTTAAGTGGGGCATGAACGCCCAATTTAGGTGGTACCGCGAAGACTCTTCGTCCTAATTTTTTAGGATGAGGAGTCTTTTTTCGTCCCACTTGTTCGCTTCCCCCAGTCAAGAAAGGAATTGATTTACATGGCAGATAAGCAATTTGATATGCCGACCAAGTATGATCCGACCGCCGTTGAAGCGGGTCGTTATCAGACTTGGCTCGATGAAGATGTTTTCAGACCCAGTGGTGACAAGAAGGCCACCCCGTACTCCATCGTTTTACCGCCACCCAATGTTACCGGTAAGTTGCACTTAGGCCATGCCTGGGATACGACGCTGCAAGACATGATTATTCGGCAGAAACGGATGCAGGGATTCGATACGCTCTGGGTTCCCGGGATGGACCACGCTGGGATCGCCACGCAGGCCAAGGTAGAAGCCCGGTTGCGTGAACAGGGGATTACCCGTTATGATCTCGGTCGTGAGAAGTTCATCGACAAGGTTTGGGAATGGAAGGACGAATACGCCGCAACCATTCACAAGCAGTGGGCGAAGATGGGCTTGTCCATGGACTATTCCCGTGAACGGTTCACGCTAGACGATGGGTTATCCGACGCGGTCAAGAAGGTCTTCGTTTCCCTCTACAAGAAGGGCCTGATCTACCGGGGTGAATACATCATCAACTGGGATCCGCAAGCGCGGACAGCCCTTTCCGATATCGAAGTCATTCACAAGGACGACAAGGGGGCCTTCTACCACGTGAAGTACCCATTTGCCAACCCAGAGGATACCTTCAACGGTAAGCACTACATCGAAATTGCGACGACGCGTCCCGAAACCATGATGGGGGATACCGCCGTGGCCGTGAACCCCGATGACGACCGGTACAAGGACTTAGTCGGTAAGAAGGTCATCTTGCCACTCGCCAACCGCGAAATTCCGATCATTGCCGACCAATACGTCGACATCAACTTCGGAACTGGGATGGTTAAGATTACGCCGGCCCATGACCCGAACGACTTCTTAGTCGGTAACCGGCACAACTTGGAACGGATCAACACCATGAACGAAGACGCTTCGATGAACGATCGTGCGGGCAAGTACGCTGGCATGGACCGGTTCGACGCACGAAAAGCCATGGTCGCGGACTTAGACGATCAAGGCTTGCTCCTCAAGGTTGACCCAATCGTCCATTCCGTCGGGCATTCCGAACGGACCGGGGTTCAGGTCGAAGCCCGGCTGTCCACCCAATGGTTCGTCAAGATGAAGCCACTCGCTGAAGCCGCCATTAAGAACCAACAGGGCGACAACGCGGTCGACTTTGTTCCCGAACGTTTCGAACATACTTTTACGCAATGGATGGAAAACGTCCACGACTGGGTCATTTCACGGCAACTCTGGTGGGGTCACCGGATTCCAGCCTGGTACAACAAGAAGACCGGCGAAGTCTACGTTAACGAAGAAGCCCCTAAGGACATCGAAAACTGGAAACAGGATCCGGATGTCTTGGACACCTGGTTCTCCAGTGCCCTGTGGCCCTTCTCCACGATGGGCTGGCCAAACGAAGACAGTGCCGACTTCAAGCGCTACTTCCCAACCGATACGTTAGTTACGGGTTACGACATCATCTTCTTCTGGGTTTCCCGGATGATCTTCCAAAGCCTCGAATTCACCGGCAAGCGGCCGTTTAAACACGTGCTCTTACACGGATTGATTCGGGCCGAAGACGGTCGCAAGATGAGTAAGTCTCTGGGCAACGGGATCGATCCGATGGACGTCATCGACAAGTACGGGGCCGACGCGTTGCGGTGGTTCTTGTCCACGGGTTCAACGGCCGGCCAAGACGTGCGGTTCAGTTACGACAAGATGGACGCGGCCTGGAACTTCATCAACAAGATCTGGAACGCCAGCCGGTTCGTTATCATGAACCTTAGCGCAACCACCAAGCCAGTGGTTCCCGCCGCTGACAAGTGGGATCTGACCGACAAGTGGATTTTGAGTCGGTTGAACGACACGGTCAAGCATGTGACGGAAATGTTCGATAAGTTCGAGTTTGGTGAAGCCGGTCGAGCCCTGTACAACTTCATCTGGAACGACTTCTGTGACTGGTATATCGAAATGAGTAAGGAAGTCTTGACGGGCGATGACGAGGCGGCCAAGGCCACCAAGCAAGACCTGTTGGCTTACGTCTTGGATCAAACCTTACGTTTACTCCAACCTATCATGCCATTCGTTACCGAGGCCATTTGGCAAGAAATGCCCCATGACGGGCAATCTCTGGTTACGGCGACGTACCCAGTTGACCATCCAGAATTCGACAACGCTGCGGCAGAGAGCGATATGACCAGTTTGATCGACCTGATCAAGGCCGTGCGGAATATTCGTGCCGAAGCCAACGCGCCAATGTCCACGCCGATTGATTTGCAAATCAAGACCAGCGATGCGAACTTACAACGGGTCTTTGAGACCAACCGGGACTACATCGACCGGTTCGTTCACCCGAAGGACTTCGAAATCGGCGCCGATGTCACCGCCCCTAAGTTGGCTATGACGTCCGTGATTACCGGAGCAGAGGTTTCCGTTCCACTGGCCGAGTTGGTGGACTTAAACGATGAGGCCGCCCGCCTGGACAAGGAAGTTGCCAAGTACACGGCGGAAGTGCAACGGGCCGTCAAGAAGCTAGGCAACGAACGCTTCGTGGCCAATGCACCGGAAGACGTGGTTAACGCCGAACGCGAAAAGCAGACGGATAACCAAAAGAAATTGGAAGCTACGCAACAACGTTTAGCAGACATTAAAGCCCAACTTTAGGCTTGGTGTCCGTTAGAGGACAATTAAGCCTCGGTTGGCTAACCGAGACACACGATCATCATTCCCGAAACGGGGATGGTGATTTTTTTATCCCCCTACTCACTACTAATGTAAAAACTGGTGCTGTGGTTGCGCACAAACTTAAAGCCTTAACCTTTCTTAAACAATGGGGCCGAGCAATGAGGCCAAGTAAATGGCGTTAAAGCGTCATGTATCGCGGTTTTCGGCCCGTCCGTTGGCATGACCAACGACGGTTAAACGGTAATTTGGGGGAGAAGTCGCTGAAACTTTCGCCGTTTTCGAGAAAATCTGCTACACTAAGAGGCAGTGACTTATGCGGGAGGTTGTAAATTTTGGTAGAAACGTACGCCGAAGCCCTGCAATTCATCCACGGCCGAGACCGGTTTAAGAAGAAGCCGACACTGGACCGGATGCGGCAGTTCATGCACATCTTGGGTGATCCGCAGGCACAGTTGAAGATGATTCATGTCGCGGGGACCAACGGCAAGGGGTCGACCGTCGCTTTTCTCCGGGACTTATTCATGGCCGAGGGACAGACGGTCGGGACATTTACCTCGCCATTCATCACGCGGTTCAATGAGCGCATCAGCACCGATGGCCAGCCGATTAGCGATACCGATCTGGTCGCCATGGTTAATCGGATTCAGCCGGTCGTGGCTCAATTGGACCGCGAGCTTGCCGAAGAGGGGCCCACGGAATTTGAGATTGATACGGCCCTGATGTTCTGCTACTTCGCCAGCCATCCCGTCGACATCGTGATTGTCGAGGTCGGTCTGGGCGGCTTGTATGATTCGACCAACATCATCACCCCAGCCGTATCGGTGATTACGACCATTGGCATGGACCACATGAAGATTCTGGGCGATACCATTCCTAAGATTGCCACGCAAAAGGCGGGGATCATCAAACCGGCGGTGCCGGTTGTCTGCGGTCGCCTCACGCCCGATGCCTTGGCGGTGATGGATCGAACCGCGGCCGACCAACACACGGATGTCCGGGCGTTGGGTCGCGACTTTAACGTTCAGAATCAACCCGAACCGGGGTGGGGCGAGCGCTTTGCCTACACCTGGGGCGATCATCGTTGGTGTCACCTAGAGATTGACCTATTGGGCCAGTATCAGATTGATAATGCGGCGACCGCGCTCACGGCCTTCATCACGTATCATCAGGTCCGACAACTCCCTGTCGACATCGCCGAGATTCGTGCCGGCTTAAAACACACGGCGTGGCCCGGTCGGTTTGAACGGTTAACAGCCGAACCGATCATCGCCATTGATGGGGCACACAATGAGCCGGCCATGGTGGAGCTGGCACAATTATTGCGGCAACATTTTGCGCAGCACGACATTTACATTATCCTCGCGGTGTTGGCAGACAAGCAATACGATCAGATGTTCCGCACGCTCCTCAAGGTCCAAAATGTCCACATCATCGTGACCCAATTTCAGGGGCCGGGTAAACGGGCCGCGGCAACCCCACAGGCCTTGGAAGACGCAGTGTCCTCGCACAAGCGGATGACCATGGCTGCGGATTGGCCCAGTGCGTTGAAGCAGGCATTGACCAACGTTTCAGCGGACGATCTGGTCTTGTTGACGGGCTCTCTGTACTTTATTTCGGAAGTCCGGCAATATTTTAAAGATTCTGACGAATAAAGTGCGTTCCTTTGCGGAGTTAGTCTGTAAGGGAGCTGAGAAGAATGCAACGACAACGGGTGACCAGTACCAATGAACGTGAGCTAGTACGCCGAGTAGTCCGGCAGTTGGGATTAGCGCCGACTGCCGAAGTCGACCGCTTCTTTCGGTATTTTCAATGCGTCGCTAACCTGCGCTATGCCAGCCAACGCCAGTGTCAGCGCTACGTGGGCGGTAACGGTGCGCGGCGAACGTTATTGACGGCGATCGAGTTGGGACGGTGGGTGCAGCGTGCGCCCCGGCCCATCTACGGTGAGGTCTCGGCTAGTAGCCAGATTGGTGAGAGCCTGATGGACGATCTGCGGTACGCCCCGCAAGAGCGACTGGAAGTTCTGGCACTGGATGCCAAACACCGGGTGATTGACCGGCAAACGGTGTTCGTGGGCACGTTAGATAGTTGTCCTGTCCATCCCCGTGAGATCTTTAGGGTAGCGGTTATGACCGGCGCGGCGGCGATTGTGGTGGCACACAACCATCCCAGCGGCCTGGCCGAACCCTCGGAAAACGATCTGCAGTTCATGCGGCGCCTGGCGCGGTGTGGACAGCTCATGGGAATTCCCGTGCTCGATGGGTTTGTCATCGGCCTACGTACCTACTTTAGTCTGCGTGAGGCCGGGATTCTCCCACTCAAACAGGGGGCAAATAAGTCAGAAGGTTTAAAATCTGATTAAAATCGGTTTTACCTATTTCTTTCTCGTTAAAAGTTCGGTATTCTTGACATTGACGACGTGTTCTCACGTAGATAGGTATGTTATAATACGTCTATCAATGAATAAGACAAAAAACTATAAATATTTTGTTGACCATGAAGGGATGAAACACAGTGTTCGGATTAGGAACGAAAAATATTGGAATCGATCTTGGTACCGCCAATACAATTGTGTACGTTGACGGTAAAGGAATCGTTCTACGCGAACCTTCTGTTGTTGCCAAGAACACAAAGTCTGGGGAAATTGTGTCCGTTGGTGAAGACGCGCGCGCAATGATTGGCCGGACGCCGGCAAGTATCGTTGCCATTCGGCCCATGAAAGACGGGGTTATCGCGGATTACGATACGACCGTTGCGATGATGAAATACTTCATCGAAAAGACGGTAGGTAAGTCCAGCGGTAAGCCTTACGTGATGGTTTGTGTGCCAAGCGGTGTAACGGAAGTTGAAAAGCGGGCGGTTATTGACGCGACCCGCGTTGCTGGTGCTCGTGACGCTTACGTCATTGAAGAACCATTTGCTGCAGCCATTGGTGCTGGTTTGCCCGTCATGGACCCAACCGGTAGCATGGTCGTCGACATGGGTGGTGGAACGACCGATGTGGCAACGATCTCTCTTGGGGGTATCGTTTCCAGTCGTTCTATCCGGGTTGCTGGTGATAAGTTGGATGACGCGATTGCGACGTATGTGCGGTCGAACTTCAACCTGTTGATCGGTGAACGGACCGCTGAAAAGCTGAAGATGGACATTGGCTCCGCTTCGGTCGAAGACGCCGACAAGATTGAGGGCGCCACGATTCGAGGCCGTGATTTGGTTTCTGGCTTACCTAAGGCAGTGGAAGTCTCCGCTGTTGACGTGGCCAAGGCCATCCAAGAACCCGTCCAAGACGTGATTACGGCAATTAAAGAAACCTTAGAAGAAACGTCACCAGAAATCGCCGCTGACGTGATTGATCACGGCATCGTGTTGACTGGTGGGGGTGCTTTACTGAAGAACCTATCGGAAGTCATTGCCGATGCAACCAAAGTCCCAGTTTCCATCGCCAACGATCCTCTGGATTGTGTGGCAGCTGGTACCGGTGAATCATTAAAGAGTATCGATGTCATGAAGAAAAAATAGGGACTAGCGGGAAGGCAGCTTCCCGCTTCTTTAT contains:
- the thiI gene encoding tRNA 4-thiouridine(8) synthase ThiI, whose translation is MEYSEIMVRYGELSTKGKNKKDFIKQLGQNVRKALGSFDGIEVKAQHDRLHVTLNGADSDAVMHRLKGVFGIENFSPSVKVAKDIDAIKETAVTMVKEAFKPGMTFKINTRRQDKEFKYDTYQMNEILGSTILENVPGLTVQMKHPDLELRVEVRMNGVFLSGETIQGAGGLPVGTGGKAVMMLSGGIDSPVASYYALRRGVKIDMIHFYSPPYTSEQALAKAKELTARLAGYSGGIQFIQVPFAKIQETIKEKVPEGYLMTVQRRLMLRLTAAIAEMRHAKGIFNGESLGQVASQTLESMAAINDVTSMPILRPLLSMDKTEIIKVAEDIDTYDLSILPYEDCCTIFTPPAPKTHPSLEKSRKYEGYIDVEGLMKEALDGIVISDIRPGDNYLNKNEDVFAELL
- a CDS encoding peroxiredoxin, giving the protein MEVTRLGDTFSLSGTLPEVGDQLPKFKVFDQENKKVKTANLIGKVTLISVVPDLDTPLCTIQTRKFTQQADHYPDARFATISNNSIAEQTGWCAAQGVENIDLLSDEELSFGYEMGLYVPNLGNLARSIWIIDDTGKIVYRQIVTEQSDEPNYLEAIDALEKLVPRVDL
- a CDS encoding valine--tRNA ligase, translating into MADKQFDMPTKYDPTAVEAGRYQTWLDEDVFRPSGDKKATPYSIVLPPPNVTGKLHLGHAWDTTLQDMIIRQKRMQGFDTLWVPGMDHAGIATQAKVEARLREQGITRYDLGREKFIDKVWEWKDEYAATIHKQWAKMGLSMDYSRERFTLDDGLSDAVKKVFVSLYKKGLIYRGEYIINWDPQARTALSDIEVIHKDDKGAFYHVKYPFANPEDTFNGKHYIEIATTRPETMMGDTAVAVNPDDDRYKDLVGKKVILPLANREIPIIADQYVDINFGTGMVKITPAHDPNDFLVGNRHNLERINTMNEDASMNDRAGKYAGMDRFDARKAMVADLDDQGLLLKVDPIVHSVGHSERTGVQVEARLSTQWFVKMKPLAEAAIKNQQGDNAVDFVPERFEHTFTQWMENVHDWVISRQLWWGHRIPAWYNKKTGEVYVNEEAPKDIENWKQDPDVLDTWFSSALWPFSTMGWPNEDSADFKRYFPTDTLVTGYDIIFFWVSRMIFQSLEFTGKRPFKHVLLHGLIRAEDGRKMSKSLGNGIDPMDVIDKYGADALRWFLSTGSTAGQDVRFSYDKMDAAWNFINKIWNASRFVIMNLSATTKPVVPAADKWDLTDKWILSRLNDTVKHVTEMFDKFEFGEAGRALYNFIWNDFCDWYIEMSKEVLTGDDEAAKATKQDLLAYVLDQTLRLLQPIMPFVTEAIWQEMPHDGQSLVTATYPVDHPEFDNAAAESDMTSLIDLIKAVRNIRAEANAPMSTPIDLQIKTSDANLQRVFETNRDYIDRFVHPKDFEIGADVTAPKLAMTSVITGAEVSVPLAELVDLNDEAARLDKEVAKYTAEVQRAVKKLGNERFVANAPEDVVNAEREKQTDNQKKLEATQQRLADIKAQL
- a CDS encoding bifunctional folylpolyglutamate synthase/dihydrofolate synthase, whose translation is MVETYAEALQFIHGRDRFKKKPTLDRMRQFMHILGDPQAQLKMIHVAGTNGKGSTVAFLRDLFMAEGQTVGTFTSPFITRFNERISTDGQPISDTDLVAMVNRIQPVVAQLDRELAEEGPTEFEIDTALMFCYFASHPVDIVIVEVGLGGLYDSTNIITPAVSVITTIGMDHMKILGDTIPKIATQKAGIIKPAVPVVCGRLTPDALAVMDRTAADQHTDVRALGRDFNVQNQPEPGWGERFAYTWGDHRWCHLEIDLLGQYQIDNAATALTAFITYHQVRQLPVDIAEIRAGLKHTAWPGRFERLTAEPIIAIDGAHNEPAMVELAQLLRQHFAQHDIYIILAVLADKQYDQMFRTLLKVQNVHIIVTQFQGPGKRAAATPQALEDAVSSHKRMTMAADWPSALKQALTNVSADDLVLLTGSLYFISEVRQYFKDSDE
- a CDS encoding DNA repair protein encodes the protein MQRQRVTSTNERELVRRVVRQLGLAPTAEVDRFFRYFQCVANLRYASQRQCQRYVGGNGARRTLLTAIELGRWVQRAPRPIYGEVSASSQIGESLMDDLRYAPQERLEVLALDAKHRVIDRQTVFVGTLDSCPVHPREIFRVAVMTGAAAIVVAHNHPSGLAEPSENDLQFMRRLARCGQLMGIPVLDGFVIGLRTYFSLREAGILPLKQGANKSEGLKSD
- a CDS encoding rod shape-determining protein, with the translated sequence MFGLGTKNIGIDLGTANTIVYVDGKGIVLREPSVVAKNTKSGEIVSVGEDARAMIGRTPASIVAIRPMKDGVIADYDTTVAMMKYFIEKTVGKSSGKPYVMVCVPSGVTEVEKRAVIDATRVAGARDAYVIEEPFAAAIGAGLPVMDPTGSMVVDMGGGTTDVATISLGGIVSSRSIRVAGDKLDDAIATYVRSNFNLLIGERTAEKLKMDIGSASVEDADKIEGATIRGRDLVSGLPKAVEVSAVDVAKAIQEPVQDVITAIKETLEETSPEIAADVIDHGIVLTGGGALLKNLSEVIADATKVPVSIANDPLDCVAAGTGESLKSIDVMKKK